The segment GTGGTTGGTGTGGCTGATCTTTTTTGAGTAGAATGAAAAGCCCGGAACGGTTGCTACACGTGTTTTCTGAATTAGTTTCCGGCAAAAATCAAAATCAGTCTTCGCTTTCATTTTCTTGTTCAGGTTGCTCACATCGGCAATCATATAATAGGCGCCTTTGGGAAGAATAGGTTTGAAGTCGTACTGGAGTAGTGTATCGTATAAAAACTTTCTTGCCTCGTTATAATGCTGCCGAAGGTTGTGATAATAGGTTGCGGGAAAATTCATTGCTTCAACGGCAGCATGTTGTAATGGAGTAGGAGCACCTACGGTCATAAAATCATGCACTTTCCGGATTCGCTTCGTTATTTTTTCATTCGCAATTGCCCAGCCCACGCGCCATCCGGTTACAGAATAAGTTTTCGAAATGGAGTTGATTGTAATTGTCCTGTCTTTCATTCCTGGCAAAGAAGCAAGCGAAATATGTTTTTCTCCATCGTATAAAATATGCTCGTAGATTTCATCGGTGATTGCGTAAGTGTTCCACTTGTTGCAGAGTTCAGCAATAAATTTCAATTCCTCTTCAGAAAAAACTTTTCCGGTAGGATTATTGGGTGTATTGATTACAATTGCTTTTGTCCGTTTGTTAAATGCTTTGGCAAGTTCTTTTTTATCAAAACTCCAGTCGGGCGAATGAAGCGTTACATAGCGCGGTGTGGCTCCGGATAAAATTCCATCCGGTCCATAATTTTCGTAGAAAGGTTCAAAAATTATTATTTCATCTCCGGGATTAATAATGGCGCGCAATGAAGCAAGCATCGCTTCGGTTGCTCCGCAGGTTACTGTTATATCCGTATCGGGATTGCATTTTATTTTGTTGTAACTCCAGGCTTTTTTGCTGATGGCTTCTCTTAATTCCGGCTCTCCGAATGTTACAGGATATTGATTGAAATTATTTTTAATGGCATGAATTGCCGCCTGTTTTATTTCTTCCGAAGCATCAAAATCAGGAAAGCCCTGCGAAAGATTAATTCCATTCATTGAATCGCTGATGCGCGTCATTTCGCGGATTACCGATTCGGTAAATGTTTCTGTTATGCGGGAAAGTTCTTTCATGCGAATATTGCGAATGAGAAAATTATTTTTTATAAAAACTTCTCACAACTTTTATTACATAATCCACTTCGTGATCATCTATTTCTACGCACATGGGCAACGAACAAACTTCGCGGCTCAATGCTTCTGTTTCGGGGAATCCGAGGTCTTTCAAGTTTAAACCTTCGTGCGTGTAATAGGGCTTGCGGAATTGAGTGAGCACTTCCACTCCGTTTTTTTTCATGTATTCAGAAAATTTATTTCCTTCTTTTGCTCTCAGCGTGTAATTCTGATAGGCATGGTCAAATTCTTTTTTATCATAATGCGGCAATAAAAGATTCGGCAAATCAGAAAATGCTTTTTTATATTTGTCAGCAATAGATTTTCTTCGCTTAATCCATTTTCTCATATAGCGTAACTTGACATCTAAAAATGCTGCTTGTAAATTATCAAGCAGGCAAGTAAATCCATGTCCGTGATATTCTCCGGTTTCTCTTTCTTCACCGTTAAACCGCATTCTTCGTGCATAGATAGCAACCTCTTCATCGTTGGTTGTAATAGCTCCACCATCTCCGTATCCGCCTAAAATTTTGAAAGGATAAAAACTAAAACATCCGGTAAGTCCCCATGCGCCTGCGCCTTTTCCATTAATGCTTGCGCCCAAACTCTGGCAGGCATCTTCAACAACTTTCAAATTATATTTTCCGGCAATCTTCATTACCGCGGGCATATCTGCCATCCATCCGCTGAGGTGAACGGGCATGATTGCTTTTGTTTTTTTTGTAATTGCTTTTTCGATTTTTGAAACATCAATGTTAAAATCTTTTGTTACATCCACAAGAACCGGAGCTGCACCAACATTCACAATAGCCGAACAGGATGCCACGAATGTATGTGCAGGAACAATCACTTCGTCTCCCATTCCAACTCCGGCAGCTCGCAGAGAAAGATGAAGCGCATCGTATCCGCTGTTCACTCCAACGGCATATTTTGTTCCGACAAACTTTGCAAGATTTTTTTCAAAACTTTTTAAATGCTCTCTGTCTATCAAATCACCTTTTGACATTACTTTGAAATAAACAGCATCAAGTTCGGGTTTCAATGCTTGATATAATTTTCCCGGATTTACAAATCGAACCTTCATAATTTATTATTGATTTAATTTGCGATTACCTTATCAGAACAAAAATTTTTCACACGACTTACTATTTTTTCTGCATTGATATAATATGCCTGTTCCAGCGAATTACTTGCCGCTGCCGGTGCATCCGGAATATTTATTCTTGTTATTGATTTTCCTTCGAGCGATGTTTTTTCAGCAAGAAGTGCAACCACTTCTGCTGAGAACCCGCAAAACTTCCATGCGCTGTCAATGATTGCTATTCTTTGTGTTTTCTCAACCGAGTCGAAAATTATTTTTTCATCCAGCGGCTTCAGCGTTCTTATATCAATCACTTCAGCATCTATTCCTTCGAGGGCGAGCGTTTCTGCGGCTTTCAAAGTTTCCTGCGCGAGATGCGAAAACGAAACAAGAGTAATGTCTTTTCCTTTTCTTCTGATGATCCCTTTTCCGAGAGGAATTTCATACATTTTTTCCGGAACGCTTTCTTCAAAACCATATAAACTTCTGTTGTCAATAAACACAACGGGATTCGGGTCATTGATTGCTGCAATCAACATGCCTTTTACATCATAAGGAGTGGAAGGAGCAATCACTTTCAATCCGGGAACATGCGCAAAAATTGTGTGCAGCGCTTGTGAGTGTTGCGCTGCCTGTTCGCCACCGCCATTCACAATCAGCCAGAAAACCACAGGCACATTTGACGCGCCACCGCTCATGTAATGCCAGTTGGCAGCTTCATTGATGATGGGGTCAAGAGCATAAACGGCAAAATCGGTTCGCGGATGAACTACAATTGTTTTCATTCCGGCAATTGCAGCGCCCACTGCGGCTCCGGTAGTTGCATTTTCTGAAACGGGTGTGTCAAGTACGCGCGCTTCGCCAAACTTCTCCAACAAATCCTTGCAGGTGTTCCCAACATACCACGGACTCATCACCCCTTGCCCTATGAGCATTACGGAAGGATCGCTCTCCAGCATTTGCGTAAGTGCTTCGTTGATGGCGAGAGCGAAATTTAATTTTCTTTCTTTATTTAAAGACATATTCTAAAACTTCATTTGCCAGTGGCCTCGCGCTGTTTTGAGCGAAGGTGTGGGCTTGGTTAATTTCATTATTTACTTCCTGAATGATTTGATTAATTTTATTCTGCGATAAAACTTTTTTTGAAATCAGATATTTAGCAAACCGCAAAACCGGGTCACGCTTTTTCCATTTCTCCACTTCGCTCAGCGGACGGATTTCTGTGTGAGAGCCCTGTATGTTATCATCAGGACCGACATGTCCTCTTAAGCGATAAGTAAAAAATTCAATAAACACCGGGCCTTTTCCACTTCTGCAATAGTCAACTGCTTTTTTTGAAACTTCATAAACTTTCAGCACATCATTGCCATCAGACGAAAATGATTTTATTCCGAAGGGAGAGGCAATCTTTGCAATCTTCTGAGGCGGCCTTATTTTTTTCACGGTCATGTGCGTGGAGTATAAATTGTTTTCGCAAACAAAAATGATGGGCAATTTATAAAGTGAAGCAAAGTTCAGTGATTCGTAAAGCACTCCTTCTCCTGTGGCGCCATCTCCAAAAAAACTGAGGGTGACTCGTTTGTCTTTTCTCACTTTGGAAGCCATTGCTGCGCCAACTGCAAGTGAAATAGTTCCTGCCACTATGGGAACAATTCCCATTACGCCATTCTCAGGAGAAATGAGATGCATGGAACCTCCCCGTCCTTTCGCACAGCCGGTTTCGCGGCAATAAATTTCTGCAATCATTTTTTTCAGGTCACCGCCTTTCGCCAGGTAGTGTCCGTGCGAACGGTGATTTCCGAAAACATAATCTTCTCTGGTAAGATGCGTGCACATTCCTGTTGCGACTGCTTCCTGCCCGGTATAAAGATGCACGGGGCAGCGAACGGTTCCATTCATAATCGGTTCCACCAAACTTTCTTCGGTGTAACGGATTTTCACCATCATGTGGTATAACTGCTCAAGTAATGTGGAAGAATATTTCATCTGGAATTTTATTTCGCACTTTCCGATTTTGAGAAAATAGTTTTAATAGTAAGAAATATTATTTTCATGTCAGTAAAAAAATTCTGCTCGCGAATATACTTTAATTGCAGATTGATTTTATGGGGGCGAATTTTTTCCATATATGTTTTATCGGCATCATCGCTTCCTTCAAGTATGGCGGCTTCATCGGAATTCCATACAGATGCAAAATCAGTAATGCCGGGCTTCACAGATAAAATCGCTTTTTCTTTTTCGTTAAACATATCGGTAAAGTATTTTACTTCCGGGCGGGGACCCACAATGCTCATTTCTCCTATGAAAACATTGAGTAACTGTGGCAACTCATCCAGTTTATATTTTCTTAAAAACTTTCCGATTGGTGTTAAACGCGAATCGGTTTTAGTTGTTGAAGACGGCCCGAGTTTATCTGCGTTTACAACCATTGAACGGAATTTATACATAGTGAATAATTTTCCATTCAATCCCACTCGTGGCGCCATGTAAAAAACAGACCCTCTATCATGAAGTTTAATCAGCAAAGCGGTAATTAAAAGAAACGGGGAAAAAATTATCAGAGCGAAAAGCGAAGAAAAAAAATCAAAGGTTCGTTTGAGCATAACTAAAATTCATTTTTTCCCAACCGCATATAATATTTTGAAAGCAATAACCTTTTCAGAAGAATTTAATTTTTCCGGCATTCTGTATTCTCCAATTCCCTCGTGAATTCCATCCGGCAAAGAAAAGGTTTTTCCTATAAATATCCTCTTCAAATATGCCCGAAGTTTTAAACTGCCGGGAATTAAATCAAACTTTACTGCCATTCTTTTAAGCAAAGAAAATACACTTGCCTTAAAACCCTGCTCAACTTCAAAAGCGCCAAAGGTTTGAACAGAAGAAAATTTTTCGCTGATTAATTCATGCAATTCTTTTGATGAAAAATATTTATGCGTAAAAGGTGAAGGATGAAAATCTTTCCATTCTCGGTTAACTGTTCCGATAATTAAAGTGCCATCATTACGCAATATCCTCCAACTTTCATCTACAAACTTCCGGGGATTTTGCAAATAATAAATTGCTTCATAAAGTAAAACCACATCGCAACTATTATCGGGATAAGGCAATTGATGCGCATCAATTTTCTGAATTTTTATTTTCGGATTAGTGCTGTATTGTTTCTGTGCAATAGAAATATTTTTTTCATCAATATCTCCGGCAGAAACTTCATTTGAAAATGAAGAAAGATATCCCAAACCAATTCCACTTCCGCAGGCCACTTCCACCACATCTTTGCCTTTGCAAAATTGTTTTGCAAAATGATAGCGATGATAAATTCTCTCAAGCTGTTCCTGTGTTGCCTGCAATCCGGGTGCTTCGGTAATTTGGGAAAAGTCGGGATGATTCATTGTTTATATTTTTCAGCAATTAATTCAACGTGCTTTGCATATTCATCGTAAATTTTTTCCGCATCAAATTTTTCTTCAAATATTTTTTTTGTATTGACTAACATTTTTCTGTAAAGGTCTTGATCTTTGTATAACTTCAAGATGCAGTTTGTAAGTGCAGTTACATCATTTGGCAGGTAAAAATATCCAATTTGATGTTCTTCTATACTATTTTTCAAATCACCATGAAATGAAGTGATGACGGGTAAGCCGGCAGAGAGATAAGAAAAAACTTTATTCGGAAAAGCATCTCTGATTTTTTTTGCAGGAGCAACTCCGATTTTAGAAATTTTCAGGAGTTCGTTGATTTCATTCTCATTTAGCCATCCGGGAAAAGTAACATTGTTTAAATCTTTTGTCTTTTTTTTTATTTCATGTAACAATTCGCCATCTCCCGCAAGAAGAAAATGTATTTTTTCGTTTTGTAATTTTTTTGCACACACAATTAAAATTGCAGGGTCGTTGTTTTCTACAAATGTTCCTATAAATGTTACAACAAATTTATCTTTCAATTTTTCTGAAAAACTCAAATTAATATTTTTGTTTTCATTAACTATTTTTTTTCCGCCAAGATAAAATACTTTATCATTTTCTGTTTGTTTTCTTCCTGCATATTTTAATCCCCATTGCAGAAGCGAATCCATCATTGATACGAGTGAATCGGCATAGTGCATTGTTTTTTTCACCATGGCAAAATCATTAAACAAAAAAAACCATGTGAACGGTCGCAGAACTGACGGTGCATAATTTACAAACAAATCGGGCCACTCATCTCTTACATCTACAATAACCGGAATATTATTTTTTTTTGCGAACATTACTGCTTGGTAAGCCAAATCATGAGCAGGCATGGAAACAATCATAGCATCGGGTTTTGTTTTTTGTAGAGCGAATTTTTTAAAATTCCGGGCGATGATCCGGTGGTCAATAAAACGAGATAAAGAAATATTTTTTTTATATCCTATTCCTTTCAATGCAAAAATTTCATACCCATTTTTAATTTCAACCACCGAATCATTTTGGGCAACCCATTTTTTTTTCACATGGTCAAAAGCACTTGCCCACCACAAAACGGTATGCCCTCGTTCAATGAGTTTATCTGCGAGCAATGCAGTCCTCATTTTTTTTACTGAAGAATCTAACGGAAGCGGTTCACCGATTTGTACGAGCCAGATGTGCATGAAGAAATTAATTAGGAACCTACTTTATTCATTTTTGAGACTATAAAAAGAAATACAAGCGGAATAAGTAAAGCATCAATTAATAGTGATTTGTATCCTTCAATTCCAGCGCGGATAAGAGTTGGAATGGCAGCTGTTATGAGGAAGAAGGGGAATAATTTTAATATGGCAAACTTACTGTTTCCTAAAGGAGAAAAAATTTTTTTATACGTCCATCCCCAAAGAAATCCAAAAAAAATAGCACCAATAATTATCCCCGGCAACCCGAAATTTAGGTACCAGCCCGCAGCATGATGAATTGTATAACCCTGACCTTCCATTGCACCAACAGAAGTCGCATAGTAATTATAAATATCGTCAGGCCTACCCGTCCAAAAAATTTTTGGCACTGTAGATGCAAATAAGCTGATTAATGAAAAGCCGCCAGCAATCGGCACATGATAATATAATATGCCATAAAGGGAAAGATGTGCTCCCATCATTTCGTTACTAAAAATAACATCAGAAAATGCCAATGAAATTAATTGAGGATTTATATTAGAAAAAATTTCCATAAGCGAATATTGTCTTAAAACATTAATGCTTCCAAGCATAAGTATTCCAAGAAATACTCCAAATACTATTAATGATTTTTTAACTTGCTTTTCACTTTCAAGATAAATCAAACCGGATGCTGCAATAGCGACAAAGAACTCGTGTTTATTTCCAAGAATTGTCAGATAAAATATCCAGCAAACAAGAGTGAAAAAATATAATATCCAAATGCGCGGTGATATTTTTTTTGTATCAAAAAACTTATTGTCACGCATAAATAGAGTAGTGAATCCTATTACGATGGGGATAATTGCCCGGTTTAAAAGTTGGTGCAACGTAAATAAATTTGTTTCGGTTGATGTTCTGGCGATGTGATATGCGCTTTCTCCGCTTTGAAGCATCGTCCTAAGAGCTCCCGAAACAAGCGCAGCACTTGCTAACATGCAAATAAACGATCCTGCAATTAAATAATAATGATTAATCTTAATTACAAAGTTTGCATAATGGGGTTTATTTTTATTGCAGGGAACTATTGAAAGAATTGTTAATTCTATAATCACAATAAATAAAGAATACATTAGAAGAGTATTAAAATAGTATTGATCTAACTCCACGTTAAACATTTTTAGCATTAAATAATAATAATGTAGTCCGAAACTTGCACCTTTTTCAAGATTCATTTTATCATACACTATAAACCATGCTCCATAAAGAGAAAAAAAATACAAAAGTAAAATGCCAATGGGAAATGCAAGAGATTTCGTTCTGATAAAAATAAAAAAGCCCAATAAAAAAATAATAATTGTAGAAAGCGTTAACAGCAAATAAAAATCCATTTTGAATTATTGAATAATTTCAGAATATATTTTTTTTATCTTTTTTGCAATTTCTTTATCAGAATAGTTTTCCAGTTTTGTTCGTCCGTTTGAATTTTGATTCAAGTAAAGAATTTCACTTACTGCATTTGAGATTTGATTAAGGTCTCGGCTTACAATTTTTGAAGGATATATTCCATCTAATTGTTCTTCCACATCTCCCGCATCAACACTCACCACGGGCAAATTACACATTAAAGATTCTTTTACAATGGTTGGGCTTCCTTCCGAATCGCTTGTTAATAATAAACAATCGGCAGCATTCATATAAAATGGAATTTTATCGTATGCAACATTTCCATCTAAAATCTCCATTCTTGCTTCAGGAATATTTTTTTTCACTGCTTGAAAAACTTCTCTTGCAATATCAATTCTTTTTATCTCCGGATTTTTTCCTG is part of the Bacteroidota bacterium genome and harbors:
- a CDS encoding pyridoxal phosphate-dependent aminotransferase — its product is MKELSRITETFTESVIREMTRISDSMNGINLSQGFPDFDASEEIKQAAIHAIKNNFNQYPVTFGEPELREAISKKAWSYNKIKCNPDTDITVTCGATEAMLASLRAIINPGDEIIIFEPFYENYGPDGILSGATPRYVTLHSPDWSFDKKELAKAFNKRTKAIVINTPNNPTGKVFSEEELKFIAELCNKWNTYAITDEIYEHILYDGEKHISLASLPGMKDRTITINSISKTYSVTGWRVGWAIANEKITKRIRKVHDFMTVGAPTPLQHAAVEAMNFPATYYHNLRQHYNEARKFLYDTLLQYDFKPILPKGAYYMIADVSNLNKKMKAKTDFDFCRKLIQKTRVATVPGFSFYSKKISHTNHVRFAFCKKMETLKLVKDLFSKNLQ
- a CDS encoding DegT/DnrJ/EryC1/StrS family aminotransferase, which produces MKVRFVNPGKLYQALKPELDAVYFKVMSKGDLIDREHLKSFEKNLAKFVGTKYAVGVNSGYDALHLSLRAAGVGMGDEVIVPAHTFVASCSAIVNVGAAPVLVDVTKDFNIDVSKIEKAITKKTKAIMPVHLSGWMADMPAVMKIAGKYNLKVVEDACQSLGASINGKGAGAWGLTGCFSFYPFKILGGYGDGGAITTNDEEVAIYARRMRFNGEERETGEYHGHGFTCLLDNLQAAFLDVKLRYMRKWIKRRKSIADKYKKAFSDLPNLLLPHYDKKEFDHAYQNYTLRAKEGNKFSEYMKKNGVEVLTQFRKPYYTHEGLNLKDLGFPETEALSREVCSLPMCVEIDDHEVDYVIKVVRSFYKK
- a CDS encoding alpha-ketoacid dehydrogenase subunit beta; this encodes MSLNKERKLNFALAINEALTQMLESDPSVMLIGQGVMSPWYVGNTCKDLLEKFGEARVLDTPVSENATTGAAVGAAIAGMKTIVVHPRTDFAVYALDPIINEAANWHYMSGGASNVPVVFWLIVNGGGEQAAQHSQALHTIFAHVPGLKVIAPSTPYDVKGMLIAAINDPNPVVFIDNRSLYGFEESVPEKMYEIPLGKGIIRRKGKDITLVSFSHLAQETLKAAETLALEGIDAEVIDIRTLKPLDEKIIFDSVEKTQRIAIIDSAWKFCGFSAEVVALLAEKTSLEGKSITRINIPDAPAAASNSLEQAYYINAEKIVSRVKNFCSDKVIAN
- a CDS encoding thiamine pyrophosphate-dependent dehydrogenase E1 component subunit alpha, which codes for MKYSSTLLEQLYHMMVKIRYTEESLVEPIMNGTVRCPVHLYTGQEAVATGMCTHLTREDYVFGNHRSHGHYLAKGGDLKKMIAEIYCRETGCAKGRGGSMHLISPENGVMGIVPIVAGTISLAVGAAMASKVRKDKRVTLSFFGDGATGEGVLYESLNFASLYKLPIIFVCENNLYSTHMTVKKIRPPQKIAKIASPFGIKSFSSDGNDVLKVYEVSKKAVDYCRSGKGPVFIEFFTYRLRGHVGPDDNIQGSHTEIRPLSEVEKWKKRDPVLRFAKYLISKKVLSQNKINQIIQEVNNEINQAHTFAQNSARPLANEVLEYVFK
- a CDS encoding sugar transferase, which encodes MLKRTFDFFSSLFALIIFSPFLLITALLIKLHDRGSVFYMAPRVGLNGKLFTMYKFRSMVVNADKLGPSSTTKTDSRLTPIGKFLRKYKLDELPQLLNVFIGEMSIVGPRPEVKYFTDMFNEKEKAILSVKPGITDFASVWNSDEAAILEGSDDADKTYMEKIRPHKINLQLKYIREQNFFTDMKIIFLTIKTIFSKSESAK
- a CDS encoding class I SAM-dependent methyltransferase; translation: MNHPDFSQITEAPGLQATQEQLERIYHRYHFAKQFCKGKDVVEVACGSGIGLGYLSSFSNEVSAGDIDEKNISIAQKQYSTNPKIKIQKIDAHQLPYPDNSCDVVLLYEAIYYLQNPRKFVDESWRILRNDGTLIIGTVNREWKDFHPSPFTHKYFSSKELHELISEKFSSVQTFGAFEVEQGFKASVFSLLKRMAVKFDLIPGSLKLRAYLKRIFIGKTFSLPDGIHEGIGEYRMPEKLNSSEKVIAFKILYAVGKK
- a CDS encoding glycosyltransferase family 4 protein, coding for MHIWLVQIGEPLPLDSSVKKMRTALLADKLIERGHTVLWWASAFDHVKKKWVAQNDSVVEIKNGYEIFALKGIGYKKNISLSRFIDHRIIARNFKKFALQKTKPDAMIVSMPAHDLAYQAVMFAKKNNIPVIVDVRDEWPDLFVNYAPSVLRPFTWFFLFNDFAMVKKTMHYADSLVSMMDSLLQWGLKYAGRKQTENDKVFYLGGKKIVNENKNINLSFSEKLKDKFVVTFIGTFVENNDPAILIVCAKKLQNEKIHFLLAGDGELLHEIKKKTKDLNNVTFPGWLNENEINELLKISKIGVAPAKKIRDAFPNKVFSYLSAGLPVITSFHGDLKNSIEEHQIGYFYLPNDVTALTNCILKLYKDQDLYRKMLVNTKKIFEEKFDAEKIYDEYAKHVELIAEKYKQ
- a CDS encoding oligosaccharide repeat unit polymerase — translated: MDFYLLLTLSTIIIFLLGFFIFIRTKSLAFPIGILLLYFFSLYGAWFIVYDKMNLEKGASFGLHYYYLMLKMFNVELDQYYFNTLLMYSLFIVIIELTILSIVPCNKNKPHYANFVIKINHYYLIAGSFICMLASAALVSGALRTMLQSGESAYHIARTSTETNLFTLHQLLNRAIIPIVIGFTTLFMRDNKFFDTKKISPRIWILYFFTLVCWIFYLTILGNKHEFFVAIAASGLIYLESEKQVKKSLIVFGVFLGILMLGSINVLRQYSLMEIFSNINPQLISLAFSDVIFSNEMMGAHLSLYGILYYHVPIAGGFSLISLFASTVPKIFWTGRPDDIYNYYATSVGAMEGQGYTIHHAAGWYLNFGLPGIIIGAIFFGFLWGWTYKKIFSPLGNSKFAILKLFPFFLITAAIPTLIRAGIEGYKSLLIDALLIPLVFLFIVSKMNKVGS